The following proteins are co-located in the Candidatus Nitrosotenuis cloacae genome:
- a CDS encoding 30S ribosomal protein S6e, with the protein MANFKLTISDKKGKSQSKELKDKEANVLVGMHVGNEVDATIVGLAGKLKITGGSDKSGIPMRGDVYGSARKKVLLSKGIGLKNAEKGQRRRRLIRGSTISEEIYQINCAYDGELKIEEAPKEEEKKA; encoded by the coding sequence TTGGCTAACTTTAAGCTGACAATATCTGACAAGAAAGGAAAGTCCCAATCTAAGGAGCTCAAAGACAAAGAGGCCAACGTGCTAGTCGGAATGCACGTAGGAAACGAGGTTGACGCAACCATCGTAGGTCTGGCAGGAAAGCTAAAGATCACAGGCGGAAGCGACAAATCGGGAATTCCAATGAGGGGAGACGTTTACGGTTCTGCAAGAAAGAAGGTACTGCTCTCCAAAGGAATAGGACTGAAAAACGCCGAGAAGGGACAGCGAAGACGAAGACTGATCCGAGGCAGCACCATATCTGAAGAAATTTATCAAATTAATTGCGCATATGACGGCGAGCTCAAAATAGAAGAAGCTCCAAAAGAAGAAGAAAAAAAGGCATAA
- a CDS encoding tetratricopeptide repeat protein produces MSDHELLLPAVTEENICLPLAVSAVSKYWNVNLPISEAREIAKKYPNMRGSILIEGIELAERHGLGSLILHSTLSELKKVIDMGIPPIVILPGLYETVQHASVISGYDEKEKSIIHYMPQPDQIGMIPEKQFDRMWEEDGRLMILLAPTDIISTVRVENKSKEKSNRLCFLSEKLNLQNRQDDAIKTLREAVTIDGSNSTALCLLGGIYNEKNSQDCVSFYEKSIDCNKSCYLAYRGLGNYYLKAKQYDRAASYYTKAIEINPSRFGPIYKNRGIALMEQGKKKEARQDLEDYLRYTPTAKDKESIKQAISEL; encoded by the coding sequence ATGAGCGATCACGAGCTTTTACTTCCTGCCGTTACCGAGGAGAACATCTGCCTGCCGCTTGCAGTCAGCGCAGTATCGAAATACTGGAACGTGAACCTGCCAATCTCAGAGGCAAGAGAGATTGCAAAGAAATACCCAAACATGCGGGGCAGCATACTCATTGAGGGAATCGAGCTTGCAGAAAGGCACGGACTTGGCAGCCTGATTCTGCATTCCACGCTGTCTGAGCTGAAAAAGGTAATTGACATGGGAATTCCGCCGATTGTGATTCTTCCTGGATTGTACGAGACGGTCCAGCATGCGTCTGTCATATCCGGGTACGACGAAAAGGAAAAGTCGATAATCCACTACATGCCGCAGCCCGACCAGATCGGCATGATTCCGGAAAAACAGTTTGACAGAATGTGGGAGGAGGACGGAAGGCTGATGATACTTTTGGCCCCGACTGACATCATATCTACCGTACGGGTGGAAAACAAGTCAAAGGAAAAGTCAAACAGGCTGTGCTTTCTCTCAGAGAAGCTGAATCTCCAGAACAGGCAGGATGATGCGATAAAGACGCTAAGGGAGGCAGTTACAATTGACGGCTCAAACTCGACGGCACTCTGCCTTCTTGGTGGAATTTACAACGAAAAAAACTCGCAGGACTGCGTGTCATTCTATGAGAAAAGCATTGACTGCAACAAATCGTGCTATCTGGCATACAGGGGGCTGGGAAATTACTACCTCAAGGCAAAGCAGTACGACAGGGCAGCCTCGTACTATACCAAGGCAATTGAGATCAACCCTTCAAGATTTGGGCCAATCTACAAGAACCGCGGCATCGCGTTGATGGAGCAGGGAAAGAAAAAGGAGGCAAGGCAGGACCTGGAGGACTATCTGAGGTATACTCCGACTGCCAAGGACAAGGAGAGCATCAAGCAGGCAATCTCGGAGTTGTAA
- a CDS encoding peptidylprolyl isomerase: MLSNIKLFRVGNFEFSLHHLLIIAVLSISFSISAMIRSQAADYGFQLNEFDPFFNYRATQYIVENGLGAYSTWNDDMSWYPFGRDVAGTSQVLLHVTAAFLYQAFAPGSDLYGFTIVFPVIFGSLTAIVVFALVRVIGGTTAGLFASLLYAVSLPIITRGSIGWFKSEPLGLFYSLLAVYLFLSGLKSSSKKIAAAKLLGAGIVLGFGFSAWGGSTFLVLPLGMFIMALPFLRKDGNFLIWAIPLFILGLAISLAPLPRPGLHFFTTSSGFMLIGPTIFIIVCSFIQKLNEQKRNRNAALLLVAVIIAGAVILSTNVLVSPSFRYMNALNPFLTTTDPLTDSVAEHATTSIFQSFLFNSVFMIFGGIGAWLIFRNILNSDNPRRDVHAFALIFGILSVYISSAFIRLELFSSLGLIILGGVGLSMLTKEMFRPEQTANKKTVRSHPRALKLSYSAAIIILLVIPLMVPVSANWINGVKAPPTILNGGSNYNIATNDWLDAMDWLKNNTPEDAVVAAWWDYGYWITTLGERRSVADNATLIDWRIKQMAQVLLGSPDDSWKILQEMDADYILIYVAAQRANNEEPPLYIVQGGGDESKKQWFMRIAGVDEQKYLYSDGLSPTPAFWSETLLGKMIPFTTFAYVDIANQKQSNSYVPGFTPIYIDDIKLPKDGDGPLRLAYMSPGFTRTASGAINGVLIYEINKDYKPAGTSADAYSTEGTDSIQSEPKESATQSEPKETSQSAVSGRTATISTALGDITIALKPEVAPNTVQNFVKLANSKFYDGTLFHRIIPDFMIQGGDPNTISGHPQTWGSGGPGYSIDAELSDIKHTKYVVSMARGSDINSAGSQFFIMVGSAPWLDGQYTVFGEVVDGMDVVDKIAALKTNPKDQPMDTESARIVSIRIN; the protein is encoded by the coding sequence TTGCTTTCTAACATAAAGTTATTCCGAGTAGGCAACTTTGAGTTTTCCTTGCACCACCTGCTGATTATTGCAGTTCTCTCAATATCATTTAGCATCTCTGCAATGATTAGGTCGCAGGCAGCAGACTATGGTTTTCAGCTAAACGAGTTCGATCCGTTCTTCAACTACCGCGCAACCCAGTATATAGTGGAAAACGGCCTTGGCGCGTACTCCACGTGGAACGACGACATGAGCTGGTACCCGTTCGGCAGGGACGTGGCAGGAACATCGCAGGTGTTGTTGCACGTTACCGCGGCATTTCTGTACCAGGCGTTTGCACCAGGCTCCGACCTGTACGGATTCACCATCGTATTTCCGGTAATCTTTGGCTCGCTTACGGCAATAGTCGTCTTTGCGCTTGTGCGCGTCATTGGGGGGACAACAGCAGGACTGTTTGCGTCTCTGCTATACGCGGTCTCATTGCCGATAATCACGAGGGGATCCATTGGATGGTTCAAGTCGGAGCCGCTCGGGCTGTTCTACAGCCTGCTGGCAGTCTACCTGTTTCTTAGCGGCCTCAAGTCGTCATCCAAGAAGATAGCTGCAGCAAAGCTGCTGGGCGCAGGCATCGTGCTCGGATTCGGATTTTCTGCATGGGGAGGAAGCACCTTCCTTGTGCTGCCGCTTGGAATGTTCATAATGGCGCTTCCGTTTCTCAGAAAGGATGGTAACTTTCTCATTTGGGCAATCCCGCTGTTCATTTTGGGTCTGGCAATCTCGCTTGCGCCCCTTCCAAGGCCCGGTCTGCACTTCTTTACTACGTCCAGCGGTTTCATGCTTATTGGGCCGACCATCTTTATCATAGTGTGCTCGTTCATACAAAAACTCAATGAGCAGAAGAGAAACCGGAACGCCGCCCTGTTGCTAGTTGCAGTCATCATAGCTGGCGCTGTAATACTTTCGACAAACGTGCTAGTGTCGCCAAGCTTCAGGTACATGAACGCACTAAACCCGTTCCTTACCACAACCGATCCACTAACCGACTCCGTTGCAGAGCATGCGACCACCTCGATATTCCAGTCATTCCTGTTCAACTCGGTGTTCATGATATTTGGCGGAATAGGGGCGTGGCTCATCTTTAGGAATATTCTAAATTCGGACAACCCAAGGCGGGACGTTCACGCATTTGCGCTGATATTTGGCATACTCTCGGTGTACATCAGTTCCGCATTCATAAGGCTGGAACTGTTCTCGTCGCTCGGGCTGATAATTCTTGGCGGCGTGGGACTGAGCATGCTGACAAAAGAGATGTTCAGGCCGGAGCAGACGGCGAACAAAAAGACGGTCAGGTCGCACCCAAGGGCACTAAAGTTATCGTATTCTGCGGCAATAATCATACTGCTTGTCATACCTCTGATGGTTCCAGTCAGCGCAAACTGGATAAACGGAGTCAAAGCCCCGCCCACAATACTCAACGGCGGAAGCAACTACAACATAGCTACAAACGACTGGCTTGATGCAATGGACTGGCTCAAAAACAACACTCCAGAAGACGCAGTTGTTGCAGCCTGGTGGGACTATGGATACTGGATTACGACTCTTGGCGAGAGAAGATCAGTTGCAGACAACGCAACCCTCATCGACTGGAGAATCAAGCAGATGGCGCAGGTACTTCTTGGATCCCCTGATGATTCCTGGAAGATACTGCAGGAAATGGACGCAGACTATATACTAATTTACGTTGCAGCCCAGCGTGCAAACAACGAGGAGCCACCGCTGTACATAGTGCAGGGAGGAGGAGACGAAAGCAAGAAGCAGTGGTTTATGAGAATCGCAGGAGTGGACGAGCAAAAATACCTCTACAGCGACGGGCTGAGTCCGACACCCGCATTCTGGAGCGAGACGCTTCTTGGAAAGATGATTCCGTTTACGACATTTGCATACGTGGACATTGCAAACCAAAAGCAGTCAAACTCGTACGTTCCGGGATTCACGCCAATTTACATTGATGACATAAAGCTGCCAAAGGACGGAGACGGGCCACTGAGACTGGCATACATGTCGCCTGGATTCACCAGGACGGCATCAGGTGCAATCAACGGGGTGCTCATCTACGAGATAAACAAGGACTACAAGCCTGCTGGAACATCTGCTGATGCATATTCGACGGAGGGAACAGACTCGATACAGAGTGAACCAAAAGAATCAGCCACACAGAGTGAACCAAAAGAAACATCACAGAGCGCAGTCTCTGGCAGGACTGCCACCATATCGACAGCTCTTGGCGACATCACAATAGCGCTAAAGCCGGAGGTTGCCCCAAACACGGTTCAGAATTTTGTAAAACTTGCAAACTCTAAATTCTACGACGGAACGCTGTTCCACAGAATAATTCCGGACTTTATGATTCAGGGCGGGGATCCAAACACCATATCGGGACACCCTCAGACATGGGGTTCGGGCGGACCGGGATACTCTATTGACGCCGAGCTAAGCGACATCAAGCACACCAAGTATGTCGTATCAATGGCACGCGGCTCTGACATCAACAGCGCGGGCTCGCAGTTCTTTATAATGGTGGGAAGTGCGCCATGGCTGGACGGGCAGTACACCGTGTTTGGCGAGGTAGTTGACGGAATGGATGTCGTGGACAAGATTGCGGCGCTAAAGACAAATCCAAAGGATCAGCCAATGGACACGGAGAGCGCCAGAATCGTATCGATTCGAATCAACTAG
- a CDS encoding zinc-domain-containing protein codes for MDAKCPECEKIAVLDDDVTSVKCPHCGFEAEYENYLEIMKDKAVNMSLDYIPKRPGF; via the coding sequence ATGGATGCAAAGTGCCCAGAGTGCGAAAAAATCGCGGTGCTGGATGACGACGTAACGTCCGTAAAGTGCCCGCACTGCGGATTTGAGGCGGAATATGAAAACTATCTGGAGATAATGAAGGACAAAGCAGTCAACATGTCGCTGGACTATATTCCAAAAAGGCCAGGCTTTTAG
- a CDS encoding type 1 glutamine amidotransferase, which produces MLLLVDNGSVFTQNIAKFLLSKKVDFAIIPFDKVSEADFERSGSFILSGRRHNDQKMNAVNSKIINHAISAQKPLLGICYGAEILALTAGGTIRKMDSIQRGPSTVLVTGENPLCGGTISVYQSHSFEISQLGNMLVPLGRSDACRYELVRYGNRAIFGTQFHPEMTDDGLSIIERFVSL; this is translated from the coding sequence ATGCTGCTGCTAGTCGACAACGGATCCGTATTTACGCAAAACATTGCAAAGTTCCTCCTCTCAAAGAAGGTCGACTTTGCCATCATTCCGTTTGACAAGGTATCGGAGGCGGATTTTGAAAGATCTGGGTCGTTCATTTTGTCGGGCAGGCGCCACAACGACCAGAAGATGAACGCGGTAAACTCCAAGATAATAAACCACGCAATATCTGCGCAAAAGCCCCTGCTTGGAATCTGTTATGGGGCGGAGATACTTGCCCTTACCGCCGGCGGCACCATACGAAAGATGGATTCAATACAAAGGGGGCCAAGCACCGTTCTTGTAACAGGGGAAAACCCGCTGTGCGGTGGAACCATAAGCGTGTACCAGAGTCACAGCTTTGAGATATCGCAGCTGGGGAACATGCTCGTTCCGCTTGGCAGATCCGATGCGTGCAGATATGAGCTGGTGCGCTACGGTAACCGTGCAATATTTGGAACACAGTTTCATCCGGAGATGACAGACGACGGCCTGTCGATAATAGAGCGGTTCGTCTCCCTGTGA
- a CDS encoding YbhB/YbcL family Raf kinase inhibitor-like protein: protein MILQSTSFQDGGEIPKKHGYKNGNVRPHLKISHVPSGAKSLVIIMDDPDAMGAVGRLWVHWTAWNIDPKTAEIAESLPKGAVEGVTDFGTAGYGGPAPPDKRHTYVFKMYALNSELSLGSSATKRQLEDAMEDHIIAQTSLSGTYAPQ from the coding sequence TTGATTTTACAGAGCACCAGCTTTCAGGACGGCGGGGAGATCCCAAAAAAGCACGGATACAAGAACGGCAACGTGCGCCCCCACCTGAAGATAAGCCACGTTCCATCTGGCGCAAAGTCGTTAGTGATCATAATGGACGATCCGGACGCAATGGGCGCAGTGGGAAGGCTGTGGGTTCACTGGACCGCATGGAACATTGACCCAAAGACTGCCGAGATTGCCGAGTCGTTGCCAAAGGGCGCAGTGGAAGGAGTCACCGATTTTGGTACGGCAGGATACGGCGGACCTGCGCCTCCAGACAAGAGACACACGTATGTCTTCAAGATGTATGCGCTAAATTCAGAGCTGTCGCTTGGCAGCAGTGCCACAAAGAGGCAGCTGGAGGACGCCATGGAAGATCACATAATAGCCCAGACATCGCTGTCTGGAACCTATGCTCCGCAGTAG
- a CDS encoding PIN domain-containing protein, translating to MVEIICDTSFLIHLANNRIKNLHTLDTEIGSVRFVVPDTVITELTRLVQNPEKKESALATLDHIKSFKVVQFGGSFADSEFISYVKRHGGVVATMDRDLKAALKKLGGSVMSISNNKIVLE from the coding sequence TTGGTTGAGATAATATGCGACACAAGCTTCCTAATTCACCTAGCTAATAATAGAATCAAGAATCTGCACACACTGGACACTGAGATCGGCAGCGTCAGGTTTGTCGTCCCGGACACCGTGATCACTGAGCTTACAAGGCTTGTGCAAAACCCCGAAAAAAAAGAGTCGGCACTTGCCACACTTGATCACATAAAGTCGTTCAAGGTGGTCCAGTTCGGCGGCAGCTTTGCAGACAGCGAGTTCATCTCGTATGTGAAAAGACACGGCGGCGTGGTCGCAACCATGGACCGGGATCTCAAGGCGGCGCTAAAGAAGCTCGGCGGCTCTGTCATGTCTATTTCCAACAACAAAATAGTTCTGGAATAA
- a CDS encoding translation initiation factor IF-2 subunit gamma gives MHWRDTLPDWYVKKYGYQPCVNIGTAGHVDHGKTTLIQALTGTWTSVHSQELKRGITIRVGYSDAAFYKCKSCEPPLGYSTTPKCPNCGAESELSRVVSFVDSPGHESLMANMLSGAALMDGALLLVAANQKVPQPQTKEHLLALQILGIQQIVIIQNKVDLVSYKDATANYADIVKFVKGTKAAKSPIIPISAQSRLNIDALIGAIEDTIPTPQRMESESPVMHVLRSFDVNKPGTKIKEIKGGVIGGSLTQGTFSVGDEIEIKPGIANTKKNTYEPIITEIVSLGTAAGIVDGVKPGGLVAIGTKLDPSMTRSDSLVGSVIGKPSTLPENYSDAKLEVNLFDSAVGTVNDIKVTPIQAGESLRLNIGTAPVLAKVNKAKGGTIEVQFKRPVCLFDNSNVAISRKIEDRWRLIGAGVVG, from the coding sequence ATGCACTGGCGTGACACACTTCCTGATTGGTATGTAAAAAAATATGGATACCAACCATGTGTCAACATCGGAACTGCAGGACACGTAGACCACGGCAAGACGACTCTGATTCAGGCGCTTACCGGAACTTGGACCAGCGTTCACAGCCAAGAGCTAAAGCGGGGAATTACCATCAGGGTCGGATACTCTGATGCGGCGTTTTACAAGTGCAAGAGCTGCGAGCCGCCACTTGGATACTCTACAACTCCGAAATGCCCAAACTGCGGCGCGGAAAGCGAGCTGTCGCGAGTGGTAAGCTTTGTGGACAGCCCCGGACACGAGAGCCTGATGGCAAACATGCTGTCTGGCGCAGCACTGATGGACGGCGCACTGCTGCTTGTAGCGGCAAACCAAAAGGTGCCGCAGCCGCAGACAAAAGAGCATCTTCTGGCACTTCAAATTCTTGGTATACAGCAAATTGTAATTATTCAAAACAAGGTCGACCTTGTGTCATACAAGGACGCGACGGCAAACTATGCGGACATTGTAAAGTTTGTCAAGGGTACAAAGGCCGCAAAGTCGCCAATCATACCGATTTCCGCGCAGTCAAGGCTTAACATCGACGCGCTGATAGGCGCAATCGAGGACACCATCCCGACCCCGCAGAGAATGGAATCGGAAAGCCCGGTAATGCACGTCCTAAGATCGTTTGACGTAAACAAGCCCGGCACCAAGATCAAGGAGATAAAGGGAGGGGTGATAGGAGGCAGCCTCACACAGGGAACGTTCTCCGTCGGAGACGAAATCGAGATAAAGCCTGGAATTGCCAACACGAAGAAAAACACGTACGAGCCGATCATAACTGAGATAGTCTCACTTGGCACGGCTGCAGGAATTGTGGACGGAGTAAAGCCGGGCGGACTTGTAGCAATAGGAACAAAGCTTGATCCTTCGATGACTAGGAGCGACTCGCTTGTGGGCTCCGTCATAGGCAAGCCAAGCACGCTTCCTGAAAACTATTCTGACGCAAAACTTGAGGTAAACCTGTTTGATTCCGCGGTGGGAACCGTAAACGACATCAAGGTGACGCCAATCCAGGCAGGCGAGTCACTGCGACTGAACATAGGAACCGCGCCTGTATTGGCAAAGGTAAACAAGGCAAAGGGCGGCACGATCGAGGTCCAGTTCAAGAGGCCGGTATGCCTGTTCGACAACAGCAACGTTGCAATCAGCAGAAAGATAGAAGACAGATGGAGACTAATTGGTGCCGGTGTAGTTGGTTGA